A single genomic interval of Granulicella tundricola MP5ACTX9 harbors:
- the gpmI gene encoding 2,3-bisphosphoglycerate-independent phosphoglycerate mutase, protein MPKPIILTILDGWGYRAETHGNAIAQARKPTYDRLLREYPNTLLRASEHFVGLPDGQMGNSEVGHLNLGAGRIVRMDMTRIDTAIMDGSFFTDPTLLRAMQLAQQKGRALHFIGLLSDGGVHSHQRHLYALLKLAKQQGLTNVFIHAFMDGRDTMPSSGLGHLEALQQQFREIGIGQLASVSGRYYAMDRDLRWEKSKQAFDAMVTGTPEGGQYADAAARIRELYSNGTTDEFTPPFTVTGADGKPVGLIQDEDVVINFNYRADRVRQITRVLARTSGLNQSMGRDLPKAAELDEAIPLHTLPQRIHYVCMTQYEKNYKLPIVIPAESMDNLLANVMGVANLRNLRVAETEKYAHVTYFFNGGIEKPFPGEERELVASQKVATYDLAPEMSAPGIADTVIKALTDTAFDVIIVNFANADMVGHSGKMEPTIRAVETVDAQLGRIYQAIKQHGGSMLITADHGNAEMLIDPASGGPHTAHTTNPVPFILVSDEKNITVREGGSLRDLSPTLLSLLNVSQPDQMTGGNLINSFSGK, encoded by the coding sequence ATGCCGAAGCCCATCATCCTCACTATCCTAGACGGCTGGGGTTACCGCGCCGAGACCCACGGCAATGCCATCGCACAGGCTCGCAAGCCGACCTACGACCGCCTGCTGCGCGAGTATCCCAACACGCTGCTGCGCGCCAGCGAGCACTTCGTCGGACTGCCCGACGGCCAGATGGGAAACTCCGAGGTCGGCCACCTCAACCTGGGCGCAGGCCGCATCGTCCGCATGGATATGACGCGCATCGACACCGCCATCATGGATGGCAGCTTCTTCACCGACCCGACGCTGCTTCGCGCCATGCAGCTCGCCCAGCAGAAGGGAAGAGCGCTGCACTTCATCGGCCTGCTCTCCGATGGCGGAGTTCACTCCCATCAGCGCCATCTCTACGCCCTGCTGAAGCTGGCCAAGCAGCAAGGGCTCACCAACGTCTTCATCCACGCCTTCATGGATGGCCGCGACACCATGCCAAGCTCCGGCCTTGGTCATCTTGAGGCTCTGCAGCAGCAGTTTCGTGAGATCGGCATCGGGCAACTCGCCTCCGTCTCAGGCCGTTACTACGCCATGGACCGCGACCTGCGCTGGGAGAAGTCGAAGCAGGCCTTCGACGCCATGGTCACCGGAACCCCCGAAGGCGGGCAGTACGCCGACGCTGCCGCCCGCATCCGCGAGCTTTACTCCAACGGCACGACCGACGAGTTTACCCCGCCCTTCACCGTGACCGGCGCGGACGGCAAGCCTGTAGGCCTGATTCAGGACGAAGACGTCGTCATCAACTTCAACTACCGTGCCGACCGCGTGCGCCAGATCACGCGTGTGCTTGCGCGAACCTCCGGGCTCAATCAATCGATGGGCCGCGACCTGCCCAAGGCTGCTGAGCTTGACGAAGCGATTCCGCTCCACACGCTGCCGCAGCGCATCCACTACGTCTGCATGACGCAGTATGAAAAGAACTACAAGCTGCCCATCGTCATCCCGGCCGAGTCCATGGACAACCTGCTTGCGAACGTGATGGGCGTCGCCAACCTGCGTAACCTGCGCGTGGCCGAGACGGAGAAGTATGCGCACGTCACCTACTTCTTCAACGGCGGCATCGAAAAGCCGTTCCCCGGAGAGGAACGCGAGCTCGTCGCCAGCCAGAAGGTCGCCACCTACGATCTCGCGCCGGAGATGTCCGCCCCCGGCATCGCCGACACCGTCATCAAGGCCCTCACGGATACCGCGTTCGACGTCATCATCGTCAACTTTGCAAATGCGGATATGGTCGGCCACTCCGGCAAGATGGAGCCAACCATCCGCGCGGTCGAAACCGTCGACGCGCAACTGGGACGCATCTATCAGGCCATCAAACAACATGGTGGCTCCATGCTGATCACAGCCGACCACGGCAACGCGGAGATGCTCATCGACCCCGCCAGCGGAGGCCCCCACACCGCCCACACCACCAACCCGGTGCCGTTCATCCTCGTCTCCGATGAGAAGAACATCACCGTGCGGGAAGGCGGGAGCCTCAGAGACCTTAGCCCTACGTTGCTAAGCCTCCTCAACGTCTCCCAGCCGGATCAGATGACCGGCGGCAATCTGATAAATTCCTTCTCTGGCAAATAG
- a CDS encoding sensor domain-containing diguanylate cyclase, translating into MRSTIRRALLQFGATALTTAVLFHYLPANHLFYVWPLTGVQLAILWSVWNHRLSRVTQICAATAGFLAILIFQGYPLRVVAGLTCIQGLELWGMAAVLRLRISRFDDLKQMRHVARFGIVAVVVPMIAATLRAAVFYNTVHRTFLQTWFITGMAHSVGLMVTLPGLLFLISEESRRSQKFRSSYRLGLPAMLLTFAVTFGVFAQSKYPWLFLVFPPIVLALLVWGLEGAAIICPVITLMACYATAHHHGPVWVVVQGSMEIRTVVLQVFLWMVPGTALPVGALLDERQKAESEARAGQMIYQTLLDNAEDMILLSGLDGGQRYVSPGVLSLTGWQPEEFLSLAQLETLHVEDRDLARNLIESLRSGKRQHHFRYRILCKDASYKWVEAFLRGYSSAEDGHVTGYVATVRDMGSLARLEEQWSQERADLTRQNMHLEELAGNDELTRLANRRTFNRMLTQEVARHARAKNSLSMLMVDVDFFKKYNDRYGHPEGDVCLRMVAESIQIASRASDFAARVGGEEFTVLLPDTDQAGAEQAAQRILSHIESLQIRHEGSPFGYVTVSIGAATWPPEFVADEAYLIQQADRALYESKKTGRNRLTSMTADLQEIADGAMSRRTES; encoded by the coding sequence ATGCGAAGCACGATACGTCGGGCGCTCCTCCAGTTCGGTGCGACTGCCCTGACCACCGCAGTGTTGTTCCATTACCTTCCGGCAAACCACTTGTTTTACGTGTGGCCCCTGACCGGCGTTCAGCTCGCCATTCTGTGGAGTGTCTGGAATCATCGGCTCTCGCGTGTCACACAGATCTGTGCCGCGACTGCAGGCTTCCTTGCCATTCTGATCTTTCAGGGGTATCCCCTTCGCGTCGTGGCGGGGCTCACCTGTATCCAGGGCCTGGAGCTTTGGGGCATGGCTGCGGTGCTTCGACTCAGAATCTCCCGCTTCGACGATCTCAAGCAGATGCGCCATGTCGCGCGCTTCGGCATCGTCGCGGTCGTGGTGCCCATGATCGCCGCGACACTACGGGCAGCGGTCTTCTATAACACTGTTCATCGCACCTTTTTACAGACCTGGTTCATCACTGGAATGGCGCACTCCGTAGGCCTGATGGTGACTCTGCCCGGGCTGCTGTTCCTGATCTCAGAGGAGTCAAGGCGATCCCAGAAGTTCCGGTCCAGCTATCGGCTCGGCCTGCCTGCGATGCTACTGACCTTCGCGGTCACCTTTGGTGTCTTTGCTCAGAGCAAGTATCCCTGGCTCTTCCTGGTCTTTCCGCCCATCGTGCTGGCCCTGCTGGTATGGGGGCTGGAGGGCGCAGCCATCATCTGCCCGGTCATCACACTGATGGCCTGCTACGCCACCGCACACCATCACGGACCGGTGTGGGTTGTGGTGCAGGGCAGCATGGAGATTCGGACCGTCGTGCTGCAGGTCTTCCTGTGGATGGTTCCTGGCACGGCGCTGCCCGTGGGCGCGCTGCTGGATGAACGCCAGAAGGCGGAGAGCGAGGCGCGCGCCGGGCAGATGATCTATCAGACGCTGCTGGATAATGCGGAGGATATGATCCTGCTCTCCGGGCTGGACGGTGGTCAGCGTTACGTCTCCCCTGGTGTCTTATCCCTGACCGGCTGGCAACCGGAGGAGTTCCTGAGTCTGGCCCAACTTGAGACGTTGCACGTTGAAGACCGCGACCTGGCGCGCAACCTGATCGAGAGCCTGCGCAGCGGCAAGAGGCAGCATCACTTCCGCTATCGCATCCTGTGCAAAGACGCCAGCTATAAGTGGGTGGAAGCGTTTCTTCGCGGCTATAGCTCCGCTGAAGACGGGCACGTCACCGGCTACGTTGCGACGGTACGCGATATGGGTTCGCTGGCACGGCTGGAGGAGCAGTGGTCCCAGGAGCGTGCCGACCTGACCCGCCAGAACATGCACCTGGAAGAGCTGGCAGGCAACGACGAGCTGACGCGGCTGGCAAATCGCCGCACCTTCAACCGCATGTTGACACAGGAGGTGGCGCGTCACGCCCGCGCGAAGAACTCGCTCTCCATGCTAATGGTGGATGTGGACTTCTTCAAGAAGTACAACGACCGCTACGGCCATCCGGAGGGCGACGTCTGCCTGCGTATGGTGGCCGAGTCCATCCAGATCGCCAGCCGAGCCTCAGATTTTGCAGCTCGCGTGGGTGGCGAGGAGTTTACGGTGCTCCTGCCGGACACAGACCAGGCAGGCGCGGAACAGGCTGCGCAACGAATCCTCAGTCACATTGAGAGTCTACAAATCAGGCATGAGGGCAGCCCGTTCGGTTACGTCACCGTGAGCATCGGCGCAGCGACCTGGCCGCCGGAGTTCGTGGCGGATGAGGCATACCTGATCCAGCAGGCTGACCGCGCTTTGTATGAAAGTAAGAAGACCGGGCGCAATCGCCTGACCTCCATGACTGCGGATCTACAGGAGATAGCAGACGGAGCGATGAGCCGCCGCACAGAGAGCTAG
- a CDS encoding carboxypeptidase-like regulatory domain-containing protein has product MPSNRALGSDRISCRLSRLPGLLSLAVVLPGLALSAGAQQRVAYAGALDLPQEPAPQQTVSQQAVAQQGAAIPQGFGSVEGAVTDIDGDFVAGTRVVLSVPHGTATREAVTDDQGRFSFSSVPSGDFSLSITAPGFAAQLIPGSLAAAEQKELAPIVLAVAASVGVDVVISQHDLAEEEIKIEEKQRIAGFIPNFFVTYDWKAAPLTSRQKWELAWHTTYDPAGFLLNAAFAGVEQANNSFSGYGSGPASYGKRLGANVADYTVGTIVGGYLLPVAFHQDPRYFYMGKERGSITHRTLYALSSAVICRGDNGRWQPNYSSILGDLAAGAVSNIYYPASDRNGAALTFENGLLGTVSDAVDNVIQEFLLRRITPHTKPPNP; this is encoded by the coding sequence ATGCCATCGAATCGAGCTCTGGGCAGCGACAGAATAAGCTGCCGGCTTAGCAGGCTCCCTGGCCTCCTCTCCCTTGCCGTCGTTCTACCGGGTCTCGCCCTCTCCGCCGGCGCGCAGCAGCGCGTGGCCTACGCGGGTGCGTTGGACCTGCCGCAGGAGCCCGCGCCGCAGCAGACCGTATCGCAACAGGCCGTAGCGCAACAGGGCGCGGCCATCCCGCAAGGGTTCGGAAGCGTGGAAGGCGCCGTAACCGATATCGACGGAGATTTCGTTGCTGGAACGCGGGTGGTTCTGTCCGTGCCGCACGGGACGGCAACCCGGGAGGCCGTGACGGACGATCAGGGCCGCTTCAGCTTCTCCAGCGTGCCGTCCGGTGACTTCAGCCTCAGCATCACCGCGCCAGGCTTCGCTGCTCAGTTGATTCCAGGCTCCCTTGCAGCGGCAGAACAGAAGGAACTCGCGCCGATCGTGCTTGCCGTCGCCGCCAGCGTGGGGGTGGATGTGGTCATCTCTCAGCACGACCTTGCGGAAGAAGAGATCAAGATCGAGGAGAAGCAGCGTATCGCGGGCTTCATCCCCAACTTCTTCGTGACCTACGACTGGAAGGCCGCGCCGCTCACTTCCCGGCAGAAGTGGGAGCTCGCCTGGCATACCACGTATGATCCCGCCGGCTTTCTGCTTAATGCGGCGTTCGCGGGGGTGGAGCAGGCTAACAATAGCTTCAGCGGTTACGGCTCGGGGCCGGCAAGCTACGGCAAACGCCTTGGGGCGAATGTCGCCGATTACACGGTCGGTACGATCGTCGGCGGATACCTGCTGCCGGTAGCCTTCCACCAGGATCCACGTTACTTCTACATGGGGAAGGAGCGCGGCTCCATCACACACCGTACCCTGTATGCGTTGAGCAGCGCGGTCATCTGCCGCGGCGATAACGGCCGCTGGCAGCCCAACTACTCCAGCATCCTGGGCGACCTGGCGGCAGGCGCTGTCTCCAACATCTACTATCCTGCGAGCGACCGCAACGGCGCCGCGCTGACGTTTGAAAACGGGTTGCTGGGTACGGTTTCGGACGCTGTGGACAATGTGATTCAGGAGTTTCTGCTGCGGCGCATTACGCCGCACACGAAGCCGCCCAACCCCTAG